A single Candidatus Schekmanbacteria bacterium RIFCSPLOWO2_02_FULL_38_14 DNA region contains:
- a CDS encoding DNA internalization-related competence protein ComEC/Rec2, with the protein MQKLRRPITITFFPFLSGLIFSRIFPVFNDLFSYTCILSVIFLSGILGLKYKKSVKIFLMLLAFAVGCFYSFLSNDLIPINHIVHKITSGEDALLSGTVVSIPEEHKDRTSFILEAERLEKKDKIFAVTGMVQANIYKGGGNVDYGDRLKVYARLVVPRGYKNPGGFDYQKFLKSKGILVIARIKNDLFIADKIKGAGNPFLEWVYDWRKFLIDRINGNFVTPNSSMLVATLFGERSSLTEEIEKTFKRSGTYHIFAISGFNIGLVGFIFYMLFRIIGFKPSIASFPSIIAVVFYSVLAGMQPSVKRAMIMTAVYFVSVIIRRENEIYNTLCIAAFVILVIEPNAVFDVGFILTFAATFFIIYLTPKFNNVLKFIPFRYMRGLVSASLSAQIGVTPVLAFYFNSISLTGVLANFVAVPIASLIFGTGIFFLFCASIPSMPLFYVVRALDLMLSSMLEVVEYFSRLPFSYIRVFTPGFIEISLFYILIFLIVYSKGRKMAQTVLIFLAVILTCSFFTNIFPSFGSDEMRITFMDVGEGDSVFIRFPDGKTALVDGGGTRDDRFDVGGQVVAPYLFFSRIKTIDYLILTHPHPDHMNGIKAVLDNFKVKNFREGCATDNRSLNYSLIKEKIQKGNIPQKRIMSGEEFKIGKDISIRFLNPSEKLCDRKNGFWKNMNNQSLVFQVIYKKVKILFSGDIEKEAIEDIILRDADIKSTVIKVPHHGGKVSGNSELIKKVSPEIAVISVGANNPFGHPSEQTLEDYKKSGAKIYRTDINGAVTLRTDGFRVWVETVM; encoded by the coding sequence ATGCAGAAACTAAGAAGACCAATAACAATAACATTTTTTCCTTTTCTATCCGGGCTTATTTTTAGCCGCATATTTCCAGTGTTCAATGATTTATTCTCATATACCTGTATCCTGTCAGTTATTTTTCTTTCAGGAATCCTTGGCTTAAAGTACAAAAAATCAGTAAAAATATTTTTAATGCTTCTCGCTTTTGCTGTTGGCTGTTTTTATAGTTTTCTTTCAAACGATTTAATTCCAATAAATCATATAGTTCACAAGATTACCTCTGGAGAAGATGCTTTACTTTCCGGAACAGTTGTTTCTATCCCGGAAGAACACAAGGACAGGACTTCCTTTATCCTTGAAGCAGAAAGACTGGAGAAAAAAGATAAAATATTTGCTGTTACAGGCATGGTTCAAGCAAATATATACAAAGGCGGGGGCAATGTAGATTACGGAGACAGGCTGAAGGTCTATGCAAGGCTGGTAGTTCCAAGAGGGTACAAAAATCCGGGAGGATTTGATTACCAGAAGTTTTTAAAATCCAAAGGAATACTTGTTATTGCAAGAATAAAAAATGACCTTTTCATAGCTGATAAAATCAAAGGCGCCGGAAATCCTTTCCTTGAGTGGGTTTATGACTGGAGAAAATTTTTAATAGATAGAATCAATGGGAATTTTGTTACTCCCAATTCCTCAATGCTTGTTGCAACACTTTTTGGAGAAAGAAGCAGCTTAACTGAAGAAATAGAAAAGACATTCAAGCGCTCAGGAACATACCATATTTTTGCCATTTCAGGCTTCAATATCGGGCTTGTGGGCTTTATATTCTATATGCTTTTCAGAATAATTGGCTTTAAACCCTCAATTGCATCATTTCCATCAATAATTGCTGTTGTGTTTTATTCTGTATTAGCAGGAATGCAGCCTTCTGTTAAAAGGGCAATGATAATGACAGCAGTTTATTTTGTTTCAGTAATCATAAGGAGAGAAAATGAAATTTATAACACGCTCTGCATTGCTGCTTTTGTAATCCTTGTGATTGAACCAAATGCAGTTTTTGATGTTGGATTCATCCTTACCTTTGCTGCTACTTTTTTTATAATCTACCTCACACCAAAGTTTAATAATGTTCTGAAATTCATACCCTTCAGGTATATGAGAGGGCTTGTTTCAGCATCCCTGTCGGCACAGATTGGTGTTACTCCGGTTTTAGCTTTTTATTTTAATAGCATCTCTCTTACCGGGGTTCTTGCGAATTTTGTTGCTGTTCCCATTGCGAGTTTAATTTTCGGGACAGGGATTTTCTTTTTATTTTGCGCAAGTATTCCTTCAATGCCGTTGTTTTATGTTGTCAGGGCGCTGGATTTGATGCTTTCATCAATGCTTGAAGTCGTTGAATATTTCAGCAGGCTGCCATTCTCTTATATCAGGGTTTTTACTCCGGGTTTTATTGAAATATCGTTATTTTATATTTTGATATTCCTCATTGTTTATTCAAAAGGGAGAAAAATGGCGCAGACTGTTTTGATTTTTCTTGCAGTCATTCTGACATGCAGTTTCTTCACAAACATTTTTCCGTCATTTGGTTCTGATGAAATGAGAATAACCTTTATGGATGTTGGAGAAGGCGATTCTGTCTTTATAAGATTTCCTGACGGAAAAACCGCGCTTGTTGACGGAGGAGGCACTCGCGATGACAGGTTTGATGTGGGAGGGCAGGTTGTTGCTCCCTATCTTTTCTTCAGCAGGATTAAAACCATAGACTATCTCATTCTTACCCATCCGCATCCGGACCATATGAACGGGATTAAGGCAGTGCTTGATAATTTTAAAGTAAAAAATTTCCGGGAAGGATGCGCAACAGATAACCGCAGTTTAAATTATTCTTTAATCAAGGAAAAAATTCAGAAAGGAAATATTCCTCAAAAAAGGATTATGAGCGGAGAAGAGTTTAAAATTGGCAAAGACATATCAATCCGTTTTTTAAATCCTTCTGAAAAACTATGTGACAGAAAAAACGGGTTTTGGAAGAATATGAATAACCAGTCGCTTGTCTTTCAGGTCATATACAAAAAGGTCAAGATTCTTTTTTCAGGAGATATTGAAAAAGAGGCAATAGAGGATATAATACTAAGGGATGCAGATATTAAAAGTACTGTTATCAAAGTACCCCATCACGGAGGGAAGGTTTCTGGAAATTCTGAATTAATAAAAAAAGTTTCACCAGAAATAGCTGTGATTTCTGTTGGAGCCAACAACCCTTTTGGCCATCCTTCAGAGCAAACACTGGAAGATTACAAAAAATCAGGTGCAAAAATATACAGAACAGATATAAACGGAGCAGTAACATTAAGAACGGACGGATTTAGGGTGTGGGTGGAGACAGTGATGTAA
- a CDS encoding RNA polymerase-binding protein DksA, producing MVKPEKEKKEVAGKYEPIRKILEEQRATLIREAMAAINSTMNPELETYSDPGDQASAESDRNFFIRLKEREQKLIKKMELALEQIKNGTFGICEVCGKEIGIKRLKARPVATLCIECKTDAEKEEKARNL from the coding sequence CTGGTAAAGCCCGAAAAAGAAAAAAAAGAAGTAGCGGGCAAATACGAGCCTATAAGAAAAATCTTAGAGGAACAGAGGGCTACCCTCATCAGAGAAGCAATGGCAGCAATAAATAGCACTATGAATCCTGAGCTGGAGACATACTCTGACCCCGGTGACCAGGCATCAGCAGAATCTGACCGCAACTTCTTCATAAGGCTTAAAGAAAGAGAACAGAAGCTGATAAAAAAGATGGAGCTTGCGTTGGAACAGATAAAGAACGGAACCTTTGGCATATGCGAGGTCTGCGGCAAAGAAATAGGTATTAAAAGACTCAAGGCAAGGCCTGTTGCCACTCTATGTATTGAGTGCAAGACAGATGCTGAAAAGGAAGAAAAAGCAAGAAACCTTTAG
- a CDS encoding glycosyl transferase family 1 — MAKLDEYIPIVGQSVVDDLRLLAQRLEGKIIQHINSTSVGGGVAEILNRMVPLLKELGIDSRWDVIKGGEQFFEVTKKFHNALHGRVEEITQRDFDIFMETSQKNIEEVNTYGEIVFVHDPQPIALIRKKSNNKWIWRCHVDVSNPNQKVWKFLMDFIVNYDSAVFSVPTFSQAVLPIRQFLISPSIDPLSDKNKELSPEIIDSVLKKYGILKNKPILTQISRFDHLKDPVGVIEAYRQVKKYIDCQLVLAGGTAEDDPEGIKVLEEVREKAEQDKDIHVLLLFHSDIEVNALQRASTIIIQKSLKEGFGLTVAEALWKAKPVVASNVGGIPLQIKHKYSGLLCHSIEGAAFAIKQLLNSSEYSKKLGENGKEHIKNNFLLTRHLREYMLLFLSLYHPEDVVHL, encoded by the coding sequence ATGGCAAAATTAGATGAATATATCCCTATCGTTGGCCAATCAGTTGTAGATGATTTAAGACTTCTTGCGCAGAGGTTGGAGGGTAAGATTATTCAACACATCAATTCTACATCTGTTGGTGGGGGTGTCGCAGAAATATTAAACCGCATGGTTCCGCTATTAAAAGAACTCGGCATTGATTCAAGATGGGATGTGATAAAAGGCGGAGAGCAGTTTTTTGAGGTAACCAAAAAATTCCACAACGCCCTGCATGGCAGGGTTGAAGAAATAACGCAGCGCGATTTTGATATCTTTATGGAAACGAGCCAAAAAAATATAGAGGAAGTAAACACTTATGGTGAAATTGTTTTTGTGCATGACCCACAGCCGATAGCCTTGATAAGGAAGAAATCCAATAACAAGTGGATCTGGCGTTGTCATGTAGATGTATCAAATCCTAATCAAAAGGTATGGAAATTTTTAATGGATTTTATTGTTAATTACGATTCAGCAGTATTTTCCGTTCCAACTTTTTCACAAGCGGTCCTACCAATAAGACAATTTTTGATTTCTCCTTCTATTGATCCATTGAGTGATAAAAATAAGGAATTATCTCCTGAAATTATAGACTCAGTATTGAAAAAGTATGGGATCCTCAAGAATAAACCTATACTTACGCAAATCTCTCGCTTTGATCACTTAAAAGATCCTGTTGGAGTCATAGAGGCTTATAGACAGGTTAAAAAATATATTGATTGCCAGCTTGTATTGGCCGGCGGCACTGCAGAAGATGACCCCGAAGGGATAAAAGTCCTTGAAGAAGTGCGGGAAAAGGCTGAGCAAGACAAAGATATACACGTTTTACTCTTGTTTCATAGCGATATTGAAGTAAACGCGTTACAGAGAGCATCAACTATTATTATACAGAAATCTCTGAAAGAAGGCTTTGGCTTAACTGTTGCCGAAGCCCTTTGGAAGGCAAAGCCAGTGGTTGCCTCCAATGTCGGAGGGATTCCTTTACAGATAAAACATAAATATTCTGGATTACTTTGTCATTCAATTGAGGGAGCTGCTTTTGCCATTAAACAATTACTCAATAGCTCAGAATATTCTAAGAAATTAGGCGAAAATGGCAAGGAGCATATAAAAAATAACTTTTTGCTTACGCGCCACCTTAGAGAGTATATGCTTTTGTTTCTTTCGCTGTATCATCCAGAAGACGTGGTTCATTTATAA
- a CDS encoding serine protease: MKKTIILIIVFLLLLTFSVLEADQPQIDVITVDGVINPVTADFITASIERATGDKAECLIIRLDTPGGLVDSTRLIIKGIMASKIPIVVFVSPSGARAASAGVFITLGSHVAVMAPSTNIGAAHPVTIDGGGDKDSVMGEKIENDLAAYIRTIANKTGRNAEWAEKAVRESVSITEQKALEEKIIDFIAKDMDDLIAKLDKRKIITAAGEKVIKAKNARVNHIEMTTPQKFFKVITDPNIAYLLMMIGMAGIFFELKSPGLIFPGIVGVISLILAFYALQTLPINYAGLFLILFAVLLFITELYVPSYGLLTTGGIISLVLGSMMLIDTPYPFLKVSLNVILPAALSIAAIFFFLVGAIVRAHSKKTTTGKEGLIGTTGSAETDIKKTGTVMVHGELWNAVSDEEINEKEKVKITGINGLLLKVEKLK, encoded by the coding sequence ATGAAAAAAACAATAATCCTGATTATAGTCTTCCTGCTTCTTCTGACCTTCTCGGTTCTTGAAGCAGACCAGCCTCAGATAGATGTCATAACTGTTGACGGGGTCATAAACCCTGTAACAGCAGACTTCATCACCGCTTCCATAGAAAGGGCTACAGGCGACAAGGCGGAGTGCCTGATAATACGGCTTGATACTCCGGGCGGTCTGGTGGACTCAACAAGATTAATTATCAAAGGAATTATGGCTTCAAAAATTCCTATTGTGGTATTTGTTTCTCCAAGCGGTGCAAGGGCAGCCTCCGCGGGAGTATTCATAACCCTTGGAAGCCATGTTGCTGTAATGGCGCCAAGCACAAATATCGGAGCAGCCCATCCTGTAACCATCGATGGAGGAGGAGACAAAGACTCTGTAATGGGAGAAAAAATCGAGAACGACCTTGCTGCTTACATAAGAACAATAGCAAACAAAACAGGGAGAAACGCTGAATGGGCTGAAAAAGCTGTAAGGGAGAGCGTGTCAATCACAGAACAAAAAGCCCTTGAAGAAAAAATAATAGACTTTATTGCAAAGGACATGGATGACCTCATTGCAAAGCTTGACAAAAGAAAAATTATAACTGCTGCCGGAGAAAAGGTGATTAAGGCAAAAAACGCAAGGGTTAACCATATTGAGATGACCACGCCTCAGAAATTTTTCAAGGTCATAACCGACCCGAACATTGCCTATCTGCTGATGATGATAGGAATGGCTGGAATATTTTTTGAACTTAAAAGCCCGGGGCTGATTTTTCCGGGAATTGTTGGTGTCATAAGCCTGATTCTTGCTTTTTATGCCCTGCAGACTCTCCCGATAAACTATGCCGGATTGTTTCTTATCCTTTTTGCAGTACTGCTCTTCATTACAGAATTGTATGTGCCAAGTTACGGATTGCTCACAACAGGCGGAATTATTTCCCTTGTTCTTGGCTCAATGATGCTAATTGATACACCTTACCCGTTTTTAAAAGTCTCTTTAAATGTAATTCTCCCTGCCGCGCTTTCAATTGCTGCAATATTCTTCTTTCTTGTAGGAGCAATCGTAAGAGCGCATTCCAAAAAAACAACAACAGGAAAGGAAGGACTTATTGGGACAACCGGGTCCGCAGAAACTGATATAAAAAAAACAGGCACGGTTATGGTCCATGGAGAACTATGGAATGCTGTCAGCGATGAAGAGATAAACGAGAAGGAGAAGGTTAAAATAACTGGCATAAATGGTCTCTTGCTTAAAGTGGAAAAGTTGAAATAA
- a CDS encoding NAD-dependent deacylase has protein sequence MEFSRELIERCRRAKSVVVLTGAGISAESGVPTFRGEDGLWRKYMAEELATPYAFARDPRLVWEWYDWRRQIISKCLPNPGHYAIAKLETVYPDFLLITQNVDGLHVKAGSKNLREIHGNIWRVRCTGEERVSENIEVPLKDIPPMCECGKMLRPHIVWFGESLDSEDIKISYEAIEKCELFFSVGTSALVQPAASFAMIAKENSACVVEINRDPTPISDLVDYSVMGRAGEILPELVEKLNKILNSNI, from the coding sequence ATGGAATTTTCAAGAGAGTTGATTGAAAGATGCAGGAGAGCAAAATCGGTTGTTGTTCTGACAGGGGCAGGCATTTCTGCTGAGAGCGGGGTTCCAACATTCAGGGGCGAAGACGGGCTATGGAGAAAATACATGGCTGAAGAGCTTGCAACACCATACGCTTTTGCAAGAGATCCAAGGCTTGTATGGGAATGGTATGACTGGAGAAGGCAGATAATTTCCAAATGCCTGCCAAATCCAGGGCATTATGCAATTGCCAAGCTTGAGACTGTTTATCCTGATTTTTTACTAATAACGCAGAATGTTGACGGACTGCACGTAAAAGCCGGAAGCAAAAACCTGAGGGAAATACACGGAAATATCTGGAGAGTGAGATGTACAGGGGAAGAAAGGGTTTCGGAAAACATTGAAGTTCCACTGAAAGATATTCCGCCAATGTGTGAATGCGGAAAAATGCTCAGGCCTCACATAGTATGGTTTGGTGAGTCTCTTGATTCAGAAGACATAAAAATATCCTATGAGGCAATAGAGAAATGTGAGCTCTTTTTTTCAGTTGGAACCTCTGCTCTTGTCCAGCCTGCTGCTTCCTTTGCAATGATTGCAAAGGAGAACAGCGCCTGCGTTGTTGAAATAAACAGGGATCCTACTCCGATATCCGACCTTGTTGATTACTCTGTAATGGGCAGGGCTGGAGAAATCCTGCCAGAGCTTGTGGAGAAGTTAAATAAAATCCTAAATTCTAATATCTAA
- a CDS encoding family 2 glycosyl transferase, which produces MANRISDNIPDVSLYLSVVIPVFNEEESLPHLADRLHKSLQELNKKYEVILVDDGSTDSSETVLREICRNFPYFKAIRFRRNFGQTAAIAAGLDHAKGEIIITLDADLQNDPEDIPNLLSRLNEGYDVVSGWRKNRKDTFLTRKLPSFIANWLIGYATGTKLHDYGCTLKAYKTEVIKDVSLYGELHRFIPALASLEGAIVTEMPVNHHERKFGKSKYNLSRTLNVILDLFTVSFLRRYQTRPIQIFGKIGAISFLLGFAISAYLSFEKIFFGASLANRPLLILGVLLILAGIQLLSLGLIAEMQIRTYFESQKKPIYRIREIIE; this is translated from the coding sequence ATGGCTAACAGAATTTCTGATAACATCCCTGATGTCTCCCTTTATCTTTCTGTTGTTATACCTGTTTTCAATGAAGAAGAGAGTCTCCCTCATCTTGCTGACAGGCTGCACAAATCTCTTCAGGAACTCAATAAGAAATATGAGGTGATACTTGTTGATGACGGTTCCACAGACAGCAGTGAAACAGTATTGCGGGAGATATGCAGGAATTTCCCATACTTTAAAGCCATACGCTTTCGCAGAAACTTCGGACAGACTGCTGCCATTGCCGCAGGACTTGACCACGCAAAAGGAGAAATCATAATTACCCTTGATGCAGACCTGCAGAATGACCCTGAAGATATACCAAACCTTCTATCCAGACTTAATGAGGGTTATGACGTGGTCAGCGGTTGGAGGAAAAACAGAAAGGATACTTTCCTTACTCGCAAGTTGCCGTCTTTTATAGCCAACTGGTTAATCGGCTATGCAACAGGAACAAAACTCCATGATTATGGATGTACCCTGAAAGCATATAAGACTGAAGTCATAAAGGATGTCTCCTTGTACGGAGAACTCCACAGATTCATACCTGCCCTTGCAAGCCTTGAAGGTGCAATAGTGACAGAAATGCCTGTTAATCATCACGAAAGAAAATTCGGGAAAAGCAAATATAATCTTTCAAGGACACTTAATGTTATACTTGACCTCTTTACAGTCTCCTTTTTAAGAAGATATCAGACCCGCCCAATACAGATTTTTGGGAAAATAGGAGCAATATCCTTTCTGCTGGGATTTGCCATATCCGCATATCTCTCCTTCGAAAAGATTTTTTTTGGAGCCTCTCTTGCTAACAGGCCTCTTCTCATACTGGGAGTATTATTGATTTTAGCAGGAATACAGCTTTTAAGCCTTGGCCTTATAGCAGAAATGCAAATCAGGACCTATTTTGAATCCCAGAAAAAGCCAATATACAGGATAAGGGAAATTATAGAATAG
- a CDS encoding sodium:proton antiporter — protein sequence MENVTIIPVNPLMIFPFVFLLLSIAVIPLINKHWWERNYPVFSFGLGFVAIIYYIFFLKNSARMVHTGLEYISFITLIGSLFVVAGGIHINIKGQSTPHANVIMLSIGALVSNVLGTTGASVLLIRPYLKVNKYRLTSYHVVFFIFIVSNIGGALTPIGDPPLFLGYLKGVPFFWVINKVWSAWLLAISLLLIIFYLIDYRYYIRVKEKLREEVEFKGEETHVLGLYNILFLILILIAVFINKPVLLRESIMAGAAICSYFTTRKEIHERNKFNFIPIKEVAILFAGIFATMVPCLDWLQINAGKLGIETPGQFFWGTGILSGVLDNAPTYLNFLSASFGLHDLQLDNQTHMVIFLEQHWKYLQAISVAAVFFGAITYIGNGPNFMVKSISEQEGVHCPSFFGYIIKYSLPILVPIFAFIWLLFFRVN from the coding sequence ATGGAAAATGTTACAATAATTCCTGTTAATCCTTTGATGATTTTCCCTTTTGTTTTTCTCCTCCTTTCCATAGCAGTTATTCCTTTAATCAATAAGCACTGGTGGGAAAGGAATTATCCTGTTTTTTCTTTTGGATTGGGGTTTGTTGCAATTATTTATTATATTTTTTTTCTAAAAAATAGTGCCAGAATGGTACACACAGGACTGGAGTATATCAGTTTTATCACCCTAATTGGCTCTCTTTTTGTTGTCGCAGGTGGTATCCATATTAATATAAAGGGACAGTCAACACCACACGCAAATGTAATTATGTTATCTATTGGTGCGCTCGTTTCAAATGTTTTGGGAACAACAGGAGCATCAGTGCTCCTTATAAGGCCATATCTAAAGGTAAATAAGTATCGTCTTACAAGTTACCATGTTGTTTTTTTCATTTTTATTGTGAGTAACATTGGAGGAGCCCTTACCCCAATAGGCGACCCTCCTTTATTTCTTGGATACTTAAAGGGGGTCCCTTTCTTTTGGGTAATTAATAAGGTTTGGTCTGCCTGGCTTTTGGCTATAAGTTTACTACTTATAATTTTTTACTTAATTGATTATCGCTATTATATAAGAGTTAAAGAAAAACTTAGAGAAGAGGTCGAATTTAAAGGCGAAGAAACCCATGTTTTAGGTCTTTATAATATCTTATTCCTCATTCTCATCCTCATAGCAGTTTTTATTAATAAACCCGTATTATTAAGGGAATCTATTATGGCAGGCGCTGCAATTTGTTCATATTTTACAACAAGAAAAGAAATACACGAAAGGAATAAGTTTAATTTTATTCCCATAAAGGAAGTTGCAATTCTTTTTGCTGGAATTTTTGCAACAATGGTCCCCTGCCTTGACTGGCTTCAGATTAATGCAGGAAAACTTGGGATAGAAACTCCCGGGCAATTTTTCTGGGGGACAGGTATTTTGTCAGGTGTTTTAGACAATGCTCCTACATATCTTAATTTTTTAAGTGCATCATTTGGGTTGCATGACCTTCAACTTGATAACCAGACACATATGGTAATATTTCTTGAACAGCACTGGAAATATCTTCAGGCTATTTCAGTGGCTGCTGTCTTCTTTGGCGCAATTACATACATAGGTAACGGACCTAATTTTATGGTTAAATCAATCTCTGAGCAGGAAGGTGTTCATTGTCCAAGCTTTTTTGGATATATCATAAAATATTCTTTGCCAATTTTGGTACCGATTTTTGCATTTATATGGCTTCTATTTTTCAGGGTTAACTAA
- a CDS encoding GTP pyrophosphokinase, with protein MIRCEELIDKINSYIKGKDGFLIRKAYIFSAKVHRDQQRMSGEPYFFHPLEVANILADLRLDIPTIAAGILHDTIENTEATLSQLTEMFGEEIAALVDGVTKIGRIEFTSSEEQQSENFRKMILAMSKDIRVLLIKLADRVHNMRTLEHLPHEKQRIIAKETADIYAPLANRLGIGWMKWELEDLALRFLNSQVYYELAKKISKKRNEREKYIEEVRGIILSHLKQANLDIDVAGRPKHFNSIYQKMIKQNISFDEVYDLLGFRIVTKSVSDCYATLGIIHSIWTPVPGRFKDYIAMPKANMYQSLHTTVIGPSGQRIEIQIRTSEMNKIAEEGIAAHWVYKEKGEIDNIQSERFNWLRQLIDWQGDMKDPREFMEGIKMDLFPQEVYIFTPKGDVKSLPKGATPVDFAYSIHTDVGHRCVGTRVNGKMVPLREILKSGDTVDIITSQVKHPSKDWLKFVVTPRAKSKIKQFIKDEEANESLKLGTEICEREFKRYNLNPTKLFCSQEFVRVYENLGFHKADQLFTAIGYGRLAPFQIASKFLPKETLQQQEAKKESRIRSALKRVMGRKEEGIKIKDLDNILIRFAKCCNPVPGDEIRGFITRGRGVTVHTRSCPFISKIDIDPQRRIDVEWDLAKETKRPVRIIVVSTDKKGILAKVTSVIASNNINITSAQINTNEDKKATMDFVLEVGNVKQLNKTIKDLKGLKEITLVERVGG; from the coding sequence ATGATAAGGTGTGAAGAACTGATTGACAAAATAAATTCCTACATAAAGGGCAAAGACGGTTTTTTAATAAGGAAGGCTTACATCTTTTCAGCCAAGGTCCACAGAGACCAGCAGAGGATGTCAGGAGAGCCTTATTTTTTCCACCCCCTTGAAGTAGCAAACATACTTGCTGACCTCAGACTTGATATTCCCACAATTGCCGCAGGGATACTTCACGACACCATTGAGAACACTGAAGCAACCCTAAGCCAGCTCACTGAAATGTTTGGAGAGGAGATTGCGGCGCTTGTTGACGGTGTTACAAAAATAGGAAGGATTGAGTTCACTTCTTCAGAAGAACAGCAGTCTGAAAACTTCAGGAAGATGATTCTTGCAATGTCAAAGGACATAAGGGTTCTTCTTATTAAGCTTGCAGACAGGGTTCATAATATGAGAACCCTCGAGCACCTGCCTCATGAAAAACAGAGAATAATAGCAAAAGAGACTGCTGACATCTATGCGCCGCTTGCCAACAGACTTGGAATAGGGTGGATGAAATGGGAGCTTGAAGACCTGGCTCTCAGGTTTCTAAACTCTCAGGTCTATTATGAGCTTGCAAAAAAAATTTCAAAGAAAAGGAATGAGAGAGAAAAATATATTGAAGAGGTGAGGGGAATAATCCTTTCTCATCTTAAACAGGCAAACCTTGATATTGATGTTGCAGGAAGGCCAAAACATTTCAACAGTATTTACCAGAAAATGATTAAGCAAAATATTTCCTTTGATGAAGTCTATGACCTGCTTGGTTTCAGAATAGTAACAAAATCTGTGAGCGACTGCTATGCAACACTGGGCATTATTCATTCCATATGGACTCCTGTTCCGGGAAGATTCAAGGATTACATTGCAATGCCAAAGGCAAATATGTACCAGTCCCTTCATACTACTGTCATTGGTCCCAGTGGGCAGAGGATAGAGATTCAGATACGAACCAGCGAAATGAACAAGATTGCCGAGGAGGGTATTGCTGCACACTGGGTATACAAGGAGAAAGGAGAGATAGATAATATTCAGAGCGAGAGGTTTAACTGGTTAAGGCAGCTTATTGACTGGCAGGGTGATATGAAAGACCCAAGGGAATTTATGGAAGGGATTAAGATGGACCTCTTCCCTCAGGAGGTATATATCTTCACTCCAAAGGGAGATGTAAAGAGCCTTCCAAAAGGGGCAACCCCGGTTGATTTTGCATACAGCATCCATACTGATGTTGGTCACAGATGCGTTGGGACGAGGGTTAACGGAAAGATGGTTCCGCTGAGGGAGATTTTAAAAAGCGGTGATACAGTTGACATAATCACTTCACAGGTAAAACACCCGAGCAAGGACTGGCTCAAATTTGTTGTTACTCCGCGGGCAAAAAGCAAGATAAAGCAGTTCATCAAGGACGAGGAGGCGAATGAAAGCCTGAAGCTTGGGACTGAAATCTGCGAAAGGGAGTTCAAGAGATATAATCTCAATCCAACAAAACTTTTCTGTTCACAGGAATTTGTGAGGGTTTATGAAAACCTCGGGTTCCATAAAGCAGACCAGTTATTTACTGCCATCGGCTACGGAAGGCTTGCGCCATTTCAGATTGCAAGCAAATTCCTGCCAAAAGAGACTTTGCAGCAGCAGGAGGCAAAAAAAGAATCCCGCATAAGAAGCGCTCTGAAAAGAGTGATGGGCAGGAAAGAAGAAGGGATAAAAATTAAAGACCTTGATAATATACTTATACGGTTTGCAAAATGTTGCAACCCTGTTCCTGGTGATGAGATAAGGGGTTTTATCACAAGGGGAAGGGGAGTAACCGTTCACACTCGCAGTTGCCCTTTTATTAGCAAGATAGACATAGACCCTCAGAGGAGAATAGATGTTGAGTGGGACCTTGCAAAAGAGACAAAAAGACCTGTAAGGATTATTGTGGTTTCAACAGACAAGAAGGGAATTCTTGCAAAAGTCACCTCAGTCATAGCCTCAAACAACATAAACATTACTTCAGCGCAAATCAACACGAATGAGGATAAAAAGGCTACTATGGATTTTGTTCTCGAGGTTGGCAATGTCAAACAGCTTAACAAGACGATTAAAGATTTAAAGGGACTGAAAGAGATAACGCTTGTTGAAAGAGTTGGAGGGTGA